One genomic segment of Mastomys coucha isolate ucsf_1 unplaced genomic scaffold, UCSF_Mcou_1 pScaffold22, whole genome shotgun sequence includes these proteins:
- the Pex11g gene encoding peroxisomal membrane protein 11C isoform X1 — MIPCLKSKETKIQGQASLLNFCVIRTLGYCCQLIGGVLVEQCPTRSEVGRRLLVVSAQLSHCRTVLRLFDDLAMFVYTKQYGLGTEEEDIFIRCLSVLSNTADQLYYPCEHIAWAADAKVLQVDSARWWTLSTALWTLSLLLGAVKALWTMLKLRQKLRSPTGTFASQLPRSKQRAMEARICSEVLTLLSNLADLANAVHWLPRGVLWAGRFPPWLVGLMGTISSILSMCQAARTGRQAEADSP, encoded by the exons atgataccctgtctcaaatcaaaagaaacaaagatacaaGGTCAGGCGAGCCTGCTGAATTTCTGTGTT ATCCGGACATTGGGGTATTGCTGCCAGCTCATTGGTGGGGTCCTAGTGGAACAATGCCCCACCAGGTCCGAAGTGGGAAGGCGCTTGCTGGTGGTGTCAGCCCAGCTCAGTCACTGCAGGACTGTCTTGAGACTCTTTGATGACCTGGCCATGTTTGTCTACACTAAGCAGTATGGCCTGGGGACAGAG GAGGAGGACATCTTCATCCGATGCTTGTCTGTCCTGAGTAACACGGCTGACCAACTGTACTATCCATGTGAGCATATCGCCTGGGCTGCCGATGCCAAGGTCCTCCAGGTGGACTCTGCTCGGTGGTGGACACTGAGCACAGCCCTCTGGACTCTCTCTCTACTCCTTGGAGCGGTCAA GGCCCTGTGGACAATGTTGAAGCTAAGACAGAAGCTGCGGAGCCCCACAGGCACCTTTGCAAG ccAGCTGCCCAGGAGCAAGCAGAGGGCCATGGAGGCAAGGATATGCTCAGAGGTTTTAACTCTACTCAGCAACTTGGCTGACCTGGCAAATGCTGTGCACTGGTTGCCCCGAGGTGTCCTGTGGGCTGGCCGCTTCCCTCCTTGGCTGGTGGGCCTCATGGGTACCATCTCCTCCATCCTCAGCATGTGTCAAGCTGCCAGGACTGGCAGACAGGCTGAGGCAGACAGCCCTTGA
- the Pex11g gene encoding peroxisomal membrane protein 11C isoform X3 has translation MRKQARAGIRTLGYCCQLIGGVLVEQCPTRSEVGRRLLVVSAQLSHCRTVLRLFDDLAMFVYTKQYGLGTEEEDIFIRCLSVLSNTADQLYYPCEHIAWAADAKVLQVDSARWWTLSTALWTLSLLLGAVKALWTMLKLRQKLRSPTGTFASQLPRSKQRAMEARICSEVLTLLSNLADLANAVHWLPRGVLWAGRFPPWLVGLMGTISSILSMCQAARTGRQAEADSP, from the exons ATGAGGAAACAGGCCAGAGCTGGG ATCCGGACATTGGGGTATTGCTGCCAGCTCATTGGTGGGGTCCTAGTGGAACAATGCCCCACCAGGTCCGAAGTGGGAAGGCGCTTGCTGGTGGTGTCAGCCCAGCTCAGTCACTGCAGGACTGTCTTGAGACTCTTTGATGACCTGGCCATGTTTGTCTACACTAAGCAGTATGGCCTGGGGACAGAG GAGGAGGACATCTTCATCCGATGCTTGTCTGTCCTGAGTAACACGGCTGACCAACTGTACTATCCATGTGAGCATATCGCCTGGGCTGCCGATGCCAAGGTCCTCCAGGTGGACTCTGCTCGGTGGTGGACACTGAGCACAGCCCTCTGGACTCTCTCTCTACTCCTTGGAGCGGTCAA GGCCCTGTGGACAATGTTGAAGCTAAGACAGAAGCTGCGGAGCCCCACAGGCACCTTTGCAAG ccAGCTGCCCAGGAGCAAGCAGAGGGCCATGGAGGCAAGGATATGCTCAGAGGTTTTAACTCTACTCAGCAACTTGGCTGACCTGGCAAATGCTGTGCACTGGTTGCCCCGAGGTGTCCTGTGGGCTGGCCGCTTCCCTCCTTGGCTGGTGGGCCTCATGGGTACCATCTCCTCCATCCTCAGCATGTGTCAAGCTGCCAGGACTGGCAGACAGGCTGAGGCAGACAGCCCTTGA
- the Pex11g gene encoding peroxisomal membrane protein 11C isoform X2 codes for MALLNGLASALESYRGRDRLIRTLGYCCQLIGGVLVEQCPTRSEVGRRLLVVSAQLSHCRTVLRLFDDLAMFVYTKQYGLGTEEEDIFIRCLSVLSNTADQLYYPCEHIAWAADAKVLQVDSARWWTLSTALWTLSLLLGAVKALWTMLKLRQKLRSPTGTFASQLPRSKQRAMEARICSEVLTLLSNLADLANAVHWLPRGVLWAGRFPPWLVGLMGTISSILSMCQAARTGRQAEADSP; via the exons ATGGCTCTGCTGAACGGTCTGGCTTCCGCGCTGGAGTCCTACAGGGGCCGGGACCGCCTG ATCCGGACATTGGGGTATTGCTGCCAGCTCATTGGTGGGGTCCTAGTGGAACAATGCCCCACCAGGTCCGAAGTGGGAAGGCGCTTGCTGGTGGTGTCAGCCCAGCTCAGTCACTGCAGGACTGTCTTGAGACTCTTTGATGACCTGGCCATGTTTGTCTACACTAAGCAGTATGGCCTGGGGACAGAG GAGGAGGACATCTTCATCCGATGCTTGTCTGTCCTGAGTAACACGGCTGACCAACTGTACTATCCATGTGAGCATATCGCCTGGGCTGCCGATGCCAAGGTCCTCCAGGTGGACTCTGCTCGGTGGTGGACACTGAGCACAGCCCTCTGGACTCTCTCTCTACTCCTTGGAGCGGTCAA GGCCCTGTGGACAATGTTGAAGCTAAGACAGAAGCTGCGGAGCCCCACAGGCACCTTTGCAAG ccAGCTGCCCAGGAGCAAGCAGAGGGCCATGGAGGCAAGGATATGCTCAGAGGTTTTAACTCTACTCAGCAACTTGGCTGACCTGGCAAATGCTGTGCACTGGTTGCCCCGAGGTGTCCTGTGGGCTGGCCGCTTCCCTCCTTGGCTGGTGGGCCTCATGGGTACCATCTCCTCCATCCTCAGCATGTGTCAAGCTGCCAGGACTGGCAGACAGGCTGAGGCAGACAGCCCTTGA